A single region of the Deltaproteobacteria bacterium genome encodes:
- a CDS encoding UDP-3-O-acyl-N-acetylglucosamine deacetylase — translation PSDSFEIDYTLEYPAPVGKQRFVFRLDDPAAYRKEIAPARTFGFVKDIGMLQRQGLALGGRFDNFILFGEDGPINDALRFPDEPVRHKIMDAIGDLYLLGRRLQCRVVAHMTGHSHNISVMKKVRELL, via the coding sequence GCCGAGCGATTCCTTCGAGATCGACTACACCCTCGAATACCCGGCGCCGGTGGGAAAGCAGCGGTTCGTGTTCCGGCTCGACGACCCCGCGGCGTACCGGAAGGAAATCGCCCCCGCGCGCACCTTCGGGTTCGTGAAGGACATCGGGATGCTGCAGCGGCAGGGGCTGGCCCTGGGCGGGCGGTTCGACAACTTCATCCTGTTCGGCGAGGACGGGCCGATCAACGACGCCCTCCGGTTCCCGGACGAACCGGTGCGGCACAAGATCATGGACGCGATCGGCGACCTGTACCTTCTCGGCCGCCGCCTCCAGTGCAGGGTGGTCGCCCACATGACGGGGCACTCGCACAACATCTCCGTGATGAAGAAGGTGCGGGAACTGCTCTGA
- a CDS encoding alpha/beta hydrolase, whose translation MSTMTPKAAAGGRSIEYAWHGPGPADAATLVFLHDGIGCAATWRDFPAALGRETGCGALVYSRAGYGGSDPVPLPRPLTYMHEEGFSGLPELLDALGVREAFLVGHSDGGSISLLHASTPRSRPRVRALLLEAPHVFCEEITVRSIEKARDEYLRTDLPARLARYHGANVECAFWGWNRAWLDPGFLEWNIEWCLPGVTVPALVVQGTEDPYGTMRQVEAIERRSGGPVRRLVLDRCGHTPHRERREATLAAMAAFVRECPRA comes from the coding sequence ATGTCGACGATGACTCCCAAGGCGGCCGCCGGAGGCCGATCCATCGAATACGCCTGGCACGGCCCGGGACCCGCGGACGCGGCGACCCTCGTCTTCCTCCACGACGGGATCGGGTGCGCGGCGACGTGGCGCGACTTCCCCGCCGCCCTGGGGCGGGAAACGGGTTGCGGCGCCCTCGTCTACAGCCGGGCGGGGTACGGCGGGTCCGATCCGGTTCCGCTCCCGCGGCCCCTCACCTACATGCACGAGGAGGGATTTTCCGGCCTTCCGGAGCTGCTCGACGCCCTGGGAGTCCGCGAGGCGTTCCTCGTGGGCCACAGCGACGGCGGCTCCATTTCGCTGCTCCACGCCTCCACGCCGCGTTCCCGTCCGCGGGTGCGCGCGCTCCTCCTGGAAGCCCCGCACGTGTTCTGCGAGGAGATCACGGTCCGCTCGATCGAAAAGGCGCGCGACGAATACCTCCGGACGGACCTTCCGGCGAGGCTTGCCCGCTATCACGGCGCGAACGTCGAGTGCGCCTTCTGGGGGTGGAACCGGGCGTGGCTCGACCCGGGGTTTCTCGAATGGAACATCGAGTGGTGCCTTCCGGGAGTGACGGTCCCCGCCCTCGTCGTCCAGGGGACGGAGGACCCGTATGGAACGATGCGCCAGGTGGAGGCGATCGAACGCCGGTCCGGGGGCCCGGTCCGGCGCCTCGTCCTCGACCGGTGCGGCCACACCCCCCACCGCGAACGGCGCGAGGCGACGCTCGCCGCGATGGCCGCGTTCGTCCGGGAGTGCCCCCGGGCGTGA